In Thermoanaerobacterium xylanolyticum LX-11, the genomic window TGTCCCATTTGATACAAATACATAAATTGGGTCTTTGATATCACCGTTTCTCAGTACATACATAGGGTAATCATAATCGTAATTGAAGGCAAAGCTGTAATCTCCACCGCTGCCACTGACGCCTGTCAAGTAAACATTTTTCTCATCTATGCCTAAGGTTTTTATGAATTCCACTGCTTTATCTAAAGACTCTACTCTACCTAAAGTTAATTTTGACGATGTGGTAGTTGTATCAAAATACTCTATTAATCCATTTTGGTAAAGCCTTAATCCTCTTACACCATCGGTGTATATGTACGAACCACTGTTTTCTTTTATCTCCCGCACTACAGATATATTAACAAACACATTTTTGGTAATAGTCCTATATACGGTGTCATTTTCAAAGCCTCTACTTACATATCTTTTTAATGGAAAACTTTTTACTGCAAATTTGTTTTCGCTGTATACATCGCCTGCGGTAGTAATAGAATAATTTATAGAGCTTTGAAATTGCTTGCTTATAAGGCTTAAAAAATAGCTGGAATTTTTAAGATCTATGGCATAATAACTGCTGTAATCCGTAAAGATGATCTGAGGTTTTACACCTAATTTTATGATTATCTCTTTTATCAAAGTGTCTTGCCCTATTTTCAAGATAGGTGAATCATTTAATTTTAGGGCATTTTTAAACAAATCCTCTGTTATGCCCTTCCCAAAATAAATATGCACAAAATCCCCTTTTCGGTTTAAGTCATTCTTAGAAAGTTGTAAAAGTGTTGTATTCTTAATCTCTTTTAAAATCTTTACCGTATTCATCCACACTGAATTTATATCGTTTGACGACGTTACATCCATAAATGTGCCGCTTGACTCTACAATGATAGAAGAAGGCCTCAATATATCGGATATATCTACACTTACTGGTGTAGACTTGGTCATAAAAAAGCTTTTCTGAGGAAAAGATGTCCAAAGTGTGTAACTAAAATAAAGGCTTGTAGAAACAAGCAATATGAGTACAGCAGTCTTAATATGCTCTTTCATAATCGCACCGCTTTATTTAAAAAGCTTATTCCACAAGCCTTCCAACGTATCAACCGTAATCTGGATAATGCCATTGTTGCTTTGCAATACTATATGACCCTTTACCACCTGCACCTGTCCGTCTTTGACAGCCTTTAAAGTTACGTAGTTGTCCCCTAAAGCCAACGTTATAAGCTTGGCAAAAAGACCAGTATCTCCTATAACCCACTTGTCATTTAAACTATCATTTAATATAAGCTCCACGTAAGTATCTGGCTGCCCATTGCCTGATATGACAAAGTATTTGTTGTTTGTGGTGACATCGCTTATATCTGATTTGACGGTGATCAAATCATCGGCAAACCCGTAAGTCATAAAAAATATCATAAACATCATCGTGGCAATAACAAGGGCTAAAACCTTTTTCAAAAGTACCACTCCTCATCATAAACTGACATAAATATATAAAATTTTGCACATGATACCTAATATAACCATTATTCTATATCTTGATTATAG contains:
- the yycH gene encoding two-component system activity regulator YycH — encoded protein: MKEHIKTAVLILLVSTSLYFSYTLWTSFPQKSFFMTKSTPVSVDISDILRPSSIIVESSGTFMDVTSSNDINSVWMNTVKILKEIKNTTLLQLSKNDLNRKGDFVHIYFGKGITEDLFKNALKLNDSPILKIGQDTLIKEIIIKLGVKPQIIFTDYSSYYAIDLKNSSYFLSLISKQFQSSINYSITTAGDVYSENKFAVKSFPLKRYVSRGFENDTVYRTITKNVFVNISVVREIKENSGSYIYTDGVRGLRLYQNGLIEYFDTTTTSSKLTLGRVESLDKAVEFIKTLGIDEKNVYLTGVSGSGGDYSFAFNYDYDYPMYVLRNGDIKDPIYVFVSNGTIKSAIVNYMNIYYAGQYNGGFYDIGKLLKDHKIDDVQFVDMVYVFDGNELIPAWHVKTQANEYFFSALDGKIM